A single Drosophila ananassae strain 14024-0371.13 chromosome 3L, ASM1763931v2, whole genome shotgun sequence DNA region contains:
- the LOC6495241 gene encoding bromodomain adjacent to zinc finger domain protein 2B isoform X3: MNKNAGDGSGNDGKNSNSHGGKGGGSNAGGGAGAGGPHDPTGLLDAASLFAYWGRDPTGAAAAAATNPLFNSQFNAAAAAGLGLLPNAAGAAANDRYSMAAAAAAAAGAHHHQNTMAVAASQAASLAGLHPASWWSMAQLAAQDYFSRLQASGLSPFPHPDLAAAFGPAGMGMGAGAGGAGGGAGGGVLGAGAGGGGGGSGNGGGGSSSGSSGSKSNKSRKEKRAAQQQQQQQQSLANSLNAAAAAAAAAAANNPAAALASMHGFGVGVPGTSLPQSVSTGSGSISTNSGGHGGYKNTASAYGKPSTMTSSSISSNPGSAYDPVTLHKELLAMQAVAAAASGSGSGGSSGKKSGGGGSSSSSMHGHGMGLGSGSGLMSGGKNSTSVSASNASLAGMHPSLGSSNPLMSPHSALGSSSGGSSGKDREKNNPSLNALNSLTQFGALGMTPQQSMQAAMNAFAASTGVSPSATVTSSPHSSGQQHPGGSNSTAGSGGKNNKDYMMGTGSEHPSLLGVRLPPDTEIIKYTSSIVGPKIPGTTSRGRKKTISETEQQTTTQQQQQQKSQQQQQHQAEQHLLQQQAQKELDSTTNAISSLLAFPGLSPAKRARLEMEYAAMAAAAQQQQQQHQQQQQQLHGMLGAAGIPASMAGLAGLPGVGGGGAGSGGGSNPLDQLSVSKSSSSTAVTTSSSSSSSGSNLLNQSSSDRVEVIKLPPTITSNGAYNLSSKGKEVHDLTTDHPPASGGGVNLSLKANANTLPPTGAVGSASNPITIDDFDAPLNLSMKPSDKSSTPAASGGGSGSSSSSAALASLASDYQAAAGAQGNSLQSLSSITAALGGAGGMPGGSISGSGGTSPSPASAGAGAGASGGSGSGSGGGSSSYKEGRPRNLGRGVSKPKKNTVASLLAQSRAVGLKPMLATQQLLQQGADIEKIRLALSEANAHMETSTDSESVAAESGLSESESEDANILNVAELRVPLELGWKRETVIRGLTKQGQIRGEVTYYAPGGTAALKSIGQVFAILEQQPSNLSRENFSFSARAIVGSFLQPAPPPYANDGEYIRMTDEDVAKRLEDLKVFTRQTLNVEQRIEIAKQQQAMRDAKKLQKEELAKNKEKARQEKNAKMEQQRKEKELKNQQAIEERKKRQEELDRLKQEELLKKQQEKEKRRQEAILAKEQELQKQKEMLLAAEMERERRRQHMNLIRMLEIRRKFEEREKKKHQLVLDRLLLRERRMAERKRDAEILQLIRRPNEDSELPQELAIPELDRIAGNRLPGQAMADLLMVFEFLHNFGETLGFDMESLPSLQNLHDALMSDSNVDAEEELLSVMTHLLVCAIEDPGVPNPGRHTTLLGQSLRNADITNSNVSEILRIYLYATATGEVRQMHGITVDRERERRVPDHHQLDADAATHSHSAKNQEYYKLLHENDTWKLSQYLKDRPFVALNPTRKAQMLAHLCNDLLMNKAVLRQIDGSLETCAQMRKEKYMTDMKVRKYKALHLRKARIEAYERAQAEREAAMQALVAQQKLDAERQKQAEEEAKAAAAEGAAAATTDGESATKNASPNGEKTDGEEQEEQHGATKDSQPQQPMEVDGVADEESLVSPSKTISQVDNSLTPIKQDTATPTYQHNGSSTPTTSGGGGGGGGGGGAASGDMNALLQAKKSGARNSINDEQHPHDVSIIDDDLSDLDSEITNVEEDEDNRLSADELQKKLDKIVRASLNCKEALEKSTNQLRAACFGQDRFWRRYWKLPKAGGIFIEALESAQNDICEYHEALEGMDEKKEESKENDNSENSETEAKDDDAMEVDSSRSELEDGPPAQVPESSAEPNRQQEPQEEEDDDDDVTEINKVEPEIVDLGDDDDDAPPPPPPPPPPVKPDPPRPEIKVKSEMELMGPPPTTMISTKTDFEAEIKIPAMPGILMPPILNNNNNNNSSSNNNNNGSDNCDKSDTGLIQQQNFGQPVIKMEDLKKEDDCIIVSTTSMDDTPKWFSIVRREVPLVSELPAEEGGVVAQELQYNYANHNCSAQLQLQGHPWDLINNMQYYSIPMDECKVDTSKLGHECIFSLSGLDEKQMLAKVAEFKAHKPESKNGLGSPHRHHETEDDDEEQAKLKVDKMECDAVGVDADADANANDLAGKDKFFRLRSDAPPDTGGSASNNGVGVGVDAGELKPKIELRLDEALSQAYYHNIANMSLSSVQTYIPIDIPLPLSMTPDEHRLLEQVKVSGFPKRVHGVYVPRKQRYGWWQLDDEQKLRQLLKNLNPSGLRERELQENLQRFLGLEQPLGINYQLKPDPEHDVEYLMPDKPNDWNPKVAKRVELALLEQLESLEDKVASASMQLKNWQLPNRVESELTLDSQEEITEEDFVSMIPMIRERIIDLEANIERRYLKPPLGSQTGDAHLAVIAQNQHTTTQTQNSASAAAYLLQMQQQQQAQLQQQQQGAGNGNNLNASSFNERTMALAAAAAASGVGGGATPGESGSGDPNSGNASPASNCDSDRDEKVENIPKGLVQWRDAVSRSHTTAQLAMALYVLESCVAWDKSIMKAVLL; the protein is encoded by the exons ATGAACAAAAATGCCGGCGATGGCAGCGGCAACGACGGCAAAAACTCCAACAGTCACGGCGGGAAGGGCGGCGGCTCGAACGCGGGCGGGGGCGCTGGAGCCGGTGGCCCCCACGATCCCACCGGCCTCCTAGATGCAGCCTCCCTCTTCG CTTATTGGGGCCGTGATCCTAcaggagcagctgctgctgctgccacaaATCCGCTCTTCAACTCACAGTTCAATGCCGCCGCAGCCGCCGGCTTGGGCCTGCTCCCAAATGCAGCTGGCGCAGCTGCCAATGATCGGTATTCCAtggccgcagcagcagcggcggcagcggGAGCGCATCATCACCAGAACACAATGGCGGTGGCCGCCTCCCAGGCCGCCAGTCTGGCAGGTCTGCATCCAGCAA GCTGGTGGTCGATGGCCCAACTAGCCGCCCAGGACTACTTCAGTCGCCTGCAGGCCTCCGGACTCTCGCCCTTCCCCCATCCCGATCTGGCGGCCGCCTTCGGGCCGGCTGGCATGGGCATGGGAGCGGGAGCGGGCGGAGCAGGCGGTGGAGCCGGTGGCGGAGTACTCGGTGCTGGAGCAGGTGGCGGTGGAGGCGGAAGTGGTAATGGTGGAGGTGGCTCCTCGTCCGGATCCTCCGGAAGCAAGTCGAACAAGTCGCGGAAGGAGAAGCGGGCcgcccaacaacagcagcaacagcaacagagcCTGGCCAACAGCCTGAACGCggctgcggcggcggcggcagctgcTGCGGCCAACAATCCGGCCGCGGCACTGGCCAGCATGCACGGCTTTGGAGTGGGAGTGCCGGGCACCAGTCTACCGCAGTCGGTGAGCACCGGCAGCGGATCGATCTCCACCAATAGCGGAGGTCATGGAGGCTACAAG AACACGGCCAGTGCTTATGGGAAGCCATCCACAATGACGAGCAGCAGCATTTCCAGCAATCCCGGTTCTGCCTACGATCCGGTGACCCTCCACAAGGAGCTCCTGGCCATGCAGGCGGTGGCCGCCGCGGCCTCTGGCTCCGGTTCGGGCGGATCCTCCGGGAAGAAGTCGGGCGGAGGTggatcctcctcctcctcgatgcATGGCCACGGCATGGGACTGGGCAGTGGCTCTGGGCTGATGTCTGGCGGGAAGAACTCCACCAGTGTGAGCGCCAGCAATGCGTCGCTGGCGGGAATGCATCCCAGTTTGGGGAGCAGCAATCCACTGATGTCACCGCACTCGGCGCTGGGCAGCTCTTCGGGTGGGTCGTCCGGAAAAGATCGGGAGAAGAACAATCCCTCGCTGAATGCTCTCAACTCACTGACCCAGTTCGGGGCACTCGGAATGACGCCCCAACAGAGCATGCAGGCGGCGATGAACGCCTTTGCGGCCAGCACTGGAGTATCGCCCTCGGCCACGGTCACCTCCTCGCCCCATTCCTCGGGTCAACAGCATCCGGGGGGCAGTAACTCGACGGCAGGATCAGGAGGAAAGAATAACAAGGATTATATGATGGG GACTGGCAGTGAACATCCATCCCTGCTTGGAGTTCGCCTTCCGCCGGACACGGAGATCATCAAGTACACGTCCTCGATCGTGGGTCCCAAGATACCTGGTACTACCTCGCGCGGTCGCAAAAAGACCATATCTGAAACAGAACAACAAACAAcgacacaacaacaacaacaacagaaatcacaacaacaacaacaacaccaagcAGAACAACACCTACTCCAACAACAAGCACAAAAAGAGCTCGATAGCACCACAAATGCCATTTCCTCTCTGCTTGCATTTCCAGGTCTGAGTCCCGCGAAACGGGCTAGACTCGAAATGGAGtatgcggcgatggcggctgccgcccaacaacaacagcaacaacaccagcaacagcaacagcagcttCACGGGATGCTGGGAGCAGCTGGTATTCCAGCCAGTATGGCTGGACTGGCCGGATTGCCAGGAGTtggtggaggaggagcaggatcAGGAGGAGGGTCCAATCCCCTCGATCAGTTGAGTGTCAGCAAGTCCAGTTCCTCCACTGCAGTTACCACCAGTTcgagctcctcctcctcgggcAGCAACCTGCTCAACCAGAGCTCCAGCGACCGGGTGGAGGTCATCAAGCTGCCACCCACCATCACCTCCAACGGGGCCTACAATCTCTCCAGCAAGGGCAAGGAGGTACACGACCTGACCACCGATCATCCCCCCGCTTCCGGTGGTGGCGTTAATCTCAGCCTGAAGGCCAATGCCAACACCTTGCCGCCCACCGGAGCAGTCGGCTCCGCCTCCAATCCCATCACCATTGATGACTTTGATGCCCCTCTCAACCTGTCGATGAAACCCTCGGACAAGAGCAGCACTCCGGCTGCTTCGGGCGGAGGAtctggctcctcctcctccagtgCGGCACTGGCCAGCCTGGCCAGCGACTATCAGGCGGCAGCCGGAGCCCAAGGAAACAGTCTGCAGAGCTTGAGCTCCATCACGGCCGCCCTGGGAGGTGCCGGTGGCATGCCGGGTGGCTCCATTTCCGGCAGCGGTGGAACCTCGCCCTCCCCAGCCTCGGCAGGCGCAGGGGCTGGGGCTTCTGGAGGATCAGGTTCTGGCTCGGGCGGAGGTTCGTCCTCCTACAAGGAGGGACGGCCCAGGAATCTGGGACGCGGTGTGTCCAAGCCGAAGAAGAACACCGTGGCCTCCCTGTTGGCCCAATCCCGAGCCGTGGGTCTGAAGCCCATGCTGGCCACCCAGCAGTTGCTCCAACAGGGTGCCGATATT gaaaaaatTCGCCTGGCCTTGAGCGAAGCCAATGCCCACATGGAGACCTCAACGGATTCGGAGAGCGTGGCTGCCGAGAGTGGCCTGTCGGAGTCGGAGAGCGAGGATGCCAATATTCTGAATGTGGCAGAGCTGAGGGTGCCCCTGGAGCTGGGCTGGAAGCGCGAAACTGTCATCCGGGGCCTCACCAAGCAGGGTCAGATCCGGGGCGAGGTCACCTACTACGCTCCTGGCGGCACGGCGGCCCTGAAGAGCATCGGCCAGGTTTTTGCT ATCCTGGAACAGCAGCCATCGAATCTGAGTCGCGAGAACTTTAGCTTCTCGGCCAGGGCCATTGTGGGATCGTTCCTGCAACCAGCACCGCCGCCATACGCCAACGATGGCGAGTACATTCGGATGACGGACGAGGATGTGGCCAAGCGGCTGGAGGACCTGAAGGTCTTCACGCGCCAGACCCTGAATGTGGAGCAACGGATCGAGATCgccaagcagcagcaggccATGCGGGATGCCAAGAAGTTGCAGAAGGAGGAGCTGGCCAAGAATAAGGAGAAGGCCCGACAGGAGAAGAATGCCAAGATGGAGCAGCAGCGCAAGGAGAAGGAGCTGAAGAATCAGCAGGCCATTGAG GAGCGGAAGAAGCGACAGGAGGAACTGGACCGTCTCAAGCAGGAGGAGCTGCTCAAGAAGCAACAG GAGAAAGAGAAGCGTCGTCAAGAGGCCATATTAGCTAAGGAACAG gaattacaaaaacaaaaggaaatGCTACTGGCCGCCGAAATG GAACGCGAACGTCGCCGCCAGCACATGAACCTCATCCGCATGCTGGAGATCCGGCGGAAGTTCGAGGAGCGCGAAAAGAAGAAACACCAACTGGTGCTGGACCGGCTTTTGTTGCGGGAGCGGCGCATGGCGGAGAGGAAGCGCGATgccgagatcctgcagctgaTCCGCCGGCCCAACGAAGACTCGGAGCTGCCGCAGGAGTTGGCCATACCGGAGCTGGACAGGATCGCTGGCAATCGATTGCCCGgccaggcaatggccgatcttcTGATGGTCTTCGAATTCCTGCACAACTTTGGCGAAACCCTGGGCTTCGACATGGAGTCCCTGCCCTCGCTCCAGAACCTACACGACGCTCTGATGAGCGACAGCAATGTGGATGCCGAGGAGGAGCTGTTGTCGGTGATGACCCATCTCCTGGTGTGCGCCATTGAGGATCCGGGCGTTCCCAATCCGGGCAGGCATACCACTCTGCTGGGACAATCGCTGCGGAACGCAGACATCACCAATTCGAATGTGTCGGAGATCCTGAGGATCTATCTGTATGCCACCGCCACTGGGGAGGTGCGCCAGATGCACGGCATCACCGTGGACCGGGAGCGAGAGCGCAGGGTGCCGGATCACCATCAGTTGGACGCCGATGCCGCCACCCACTCGCACTCGGCCAAGAACCAGGAGTACTATAAGCTCCTACACGAGAACGACACCTGGAAGCTATCGCAGTATCTGAAGGATCGCCCCTTCGTGGCGCTGAATCCCACGCGGAAGGCCCAGATGCTGGCCCATCTCTGCAACGACTTGCTGATGAACAAGGCGGTGCTCCGGCAGATCGACGGCAGCCTGGAGACCTGCGCCCAGATGCGCAAGGAGAAGTACATGACGGACATGAAGGTGCGCAAGTACAAGGCCCTCCATCTGCGCAAGGCCCGCATCGAGGCCTACGAGCGGGCGCAGGCGGAGCGGGAGGCGGCCATGCAGGCGCTGGTGGCGCAACAGAAGCTGGACGCCGAGCGCCAGAAGCAGGCCGAGGAGGAGGCCAAGGCAGCGGCAGCCGAGGGAGCAGCTGCCGCCACAACAGATGGCGAGTCGGCCACCAAGAATGCCTCACCGAATGGCGAGAAAACGGATGGGGAGGAACAGGAGGAGCAGCATGGCGCCACCAAGGACTCGCAGCCACAGCAGCCCATGGAGGTGGACGGCGTGGCGGATGAGGAGTCGCTGGTGAGCCCCTCCAAGACCATCTCCCAGGTGGACAACAGCCTGACGCCCATTAAGCAGGAcactgccacgcccacctATCAGcacaacggctccagtactcCCACCACcagcggcggcggtggcggtggcggtggcggtggcggagcAGCTTCTGGGGACATGAACGCCCTGCTGCAGGCCAAGAAGAGCGGGGCACGGAACTCCATCAACGACGAACAGCATCCGCACGACGTCAGCATCATCGACGATGACCTCTCCGACCTCGATTCGGAGATCACGAACGTCGAGGAGGACGAGGACAATCGGCTGAGTGCCGACGAGCTGCAGAAGAAGCTGGACAAGATCGTCCGGGCCTCGCTCAACTGCAAGGAGGCGCTGGAAAAGAGCACCAATCAGCTGAGGGCGGCCTGCTTCGGGCAGGATCGCTTCTGGCGGCGCTACTGGAAGCTGCCCAAGGCCGGGGGCATCTTCATCGAGGCCCTGGAGTCGGCCCAGAACGATATCTGCGAGTACCACGAAGCTCTGGAGGGCATGGACGAGAAGAAGGAGGAGTCCAAGGAGAACGACAACTCGGAGAACTCCGAAACGGAGGCCAAGGACGATGATGCCATGGAGGTGGACTCTTCCCGGTCGGAGCTGGAGGATGGACCGCCGGCCCAGGTGCCAGAGTCATCCGCTGAGCCGAACCGGCAGCAGGAGccgcaggaggaggaggacgatgacgatgacgtcACCGAGATCAATAAAGTGGAGCCCGAGATTGTGGATCTGGGCGATGACGACGATGATGCACCACCtccaccaccgccaccgcctcctCCCGTCAAGCCCGATCCCCCTCGCCCCGAGATCAAGGTCAAGTCGGAGATGGAACTGATGGGCCCCCCGCCCACCACCATGATCTCCACCAAGACGGACTTTGAGGCCGAGATCAAGATCCCAGCTATGCCCGGCATCCTTATGCCCCCCATcctcaacaacaacaacaacaataacagcagcagcaacaacaacaacaacggaaGCGACAACTGTGATAAGTCGGACACGGGTCTGATCCAACAGCAGAACTTTGGCCAGCCGGTCATCAAGATGGAGGACCTGAAGAAGGAGGACGACTGCATCATAGTGTCCACAACGAGTATGGATGATACGCCCAAGTGGTTCTCGATTGTTCGTCGGGAAGTGCCGCTGGTCAGTGAGCTGCCGGCGGAGGAGGGCGGCGTGGTGGCCCAGGAACTCCAATACAACTATGCCAATCACAACTGCTCCGCtcagctgcagctgcaggGCCATCCCTGGGATCTGATCAACAATATGCAGTACTACTCGATACCGATGGACGAGTGCAAGGTGGATACCAGCAAGCTGGGCCACGAGTGCATCTTCTCGCTGAGCGGTCTCGACGAGAAACAGATGCTGGCTAAGGTGGCCGAGTTCAAGGCCCACAAGCCGGAGTCAAAAAACGGTCTGGGCTCTCCTCATCGCCACCACGAGACTGAAGATGATGATGAGGAGCAGGCCAAGCTGAAAGTGGACAAAATGGAGTGTGATGCGGTTGGCgtggatgcggatgcggatgctaATGCCAATGATCTAGCCGGCAAGGATAAGTTTTTTCGCTTGCGCTCTGACGCCCCACCGGACACGGGAGGGAGTGCCTCCAACAACGGCGTAGGTGTTGGAGTGGATGCCGgcgaactgaagcccaagatTGAACTGCGCCTGGACGAGGCACTGTCGCAGGCCTACTACCACAACATCGCCAACATGTCGCTGAGCAGTGTCCAGACGTACATACCCATTGACATTCCACTGCCCCTCTCCATGACCCCCGACGAGCATCGCCTCCTGGAGCAGGTGAAGGTCTCCGGCTTCCCCAAGCGTGTCCACGGTGTTTATGTGCCGCGCAAGCAGCGCTATGGCTGGTGGCAGCTGGACGACGAACAGAAGCTCCGCCAGCTCCTCAAAAATCTGAATCCCTCGGGTCTGAGGGAGCGAGAGCTGCAGGAGAATCTGCAGCGATTCCTGGGCCTGGAGCAGCCTCTGGGCATCAATTATCAGCTGAAGCCGGATCCAGAGCATGACGTGGAGTATCTGATGCCGGATAAGCCCAACGATTGGAATCCAAAGGTGGCCAAGAGGGTGGAGTTGGCGCTGCTGGAGCAGCTGGAGTCGCTGGAGGACAAGGTGGCCAGTGCCTCCATGCAGCTGAAGAACTGGCAGCTGCCCAATCGCGTCGAGAGCGAGCTGACCCTGGACTCGCAGGAGGAGATCACCGAGGAGGACTTTGTCAGCATGATACCCATGATCCGGGAGCGGATCATCGACCTGGAGGCGAACATCGAGCGACGGTACTTGAAGCCGCCACTGGGCTCCCAGACGGGCGATGCCCACCTGGCGGTGATTGCCCAGAACCAGCACACCACCACCCAGACCCAGAACTCGGCCTCCGCCGCCGCCTATCTCCTCcagatgcagcagcagcaacaggcccagttgcaacagcagcaacagggtGCCGGCAATGGCAACAATCTGAATGCCTCGTCCTTCAACGAGCGCACCATGGCCttggcggcggcggctgccGCCTCGGGTGTCGGCGGTGGCGCCACACCCGGGGAATCGGGCAGCGGGGATCCGAACTCTGGAAACGCTTCGCCGGCGAGCAACTGCGACAGCGACCGGGACGAGAAGGTGGAGAACATTCCGAAGGGACTGGTCCAGTGGCGCGATGCTGTGTCGCGGTCCCATACCACTGCCCAGCTGGCAATGGCCCTGTACGTCCTGGAGTCCTGCGTGGCCTGGGACAAGAGCATCATGAAAGCG GTACTGTTATGA